One window from the genome of Jiangella alba encodes:
- a CDS encoding DUF5719 family protein has product MISARWAGLAAGAGVAVVVGGATLIGPPGSIVDDHPEVREPVVRSSLVCPYVDGEDAGSAELGVLALPGVDAAESAEGAEQPPITVRALALPPDPENPEATGDPAAEAASEPLVSIAERGVPTITPVETGAGTSYAVTGQGALAPGLAAEQSLLLQEVDLRGVSTAACTAPRREHWFVGASAEVGRRGRLVLSNPTDVPAVVDVELWDEAGVIDAPGTQDVGVPARSQRIMLLDALAAGSVTTAVHVQSSQGRVTAALEVRETEEITPQGMTYVPAAVAPRRDLWIPGVPGSGQRSLRIVAPGNTDAIVQLQVLGVDGAYSPVDQDVVTVTAGTVTDIPLDSGTDPAGIRLQSDEPITGSIRVVQATDGGGPDVAYTSASEPLTGPTPALLSRAASGIASTLLLSSTVQTTARVTVQTLAADGTVAAETPMELPPGATVPVPLTAVGDAANATVVVVPEAPGSVVAARQISGADDDGALLDLMPLVSPTIEVDVPEVVGELPDVPEPVESP; this is encoded by the coding sequence GTGATCAGCGCACGTTGGGCCGGCCTCGCGGCCGGCGCCGGGGTGGCCGTCGTCGTCGGCGGGGCCACGCTCATCGGCCCGCCCGGCTCGATCGTCGACGACCATCCCGAGGTCCGCGAGCCGGTCGTCCGGTCGTCGCTGGTGTGCCCGTACGTCGACGGCGAGGACGCCGGCAGCGCCGAGCTGGGCGTGCTGGCGCTGCCCGGCGTCGACGCCGCCGAGTCCGCCGAGGGCGCCGAGCAGCCGCCCATCACCGTCCGGGCGCTGGCGCTGCCGCCGGACCCGGAGAACCCCGAGGCCACCGGCGACCCCGCTGCCGAGGCCGCGTCCGAGCCGCTGGTCAGCATCGCCGAGCGCGGCGTCCCCACCATCACACCGGTCGAGACCGGGGCCGGCACGTCGTACGCCGTCACCGGCCAGGGCGCGCTGGCGCCGGGGCTGGCGGCCGAGCAGTCGCTGCTGCTGCAGGAGGTCGACCTCCGCGGCGTCAGCACCGCGGCCTGCACCGCACCGCGGCGCGAGCACTGGTTCGTCGGCGCCTCCGCCGAGGTGGGCCGGCGCGGCCGGCTGGTCCTGTCCAACCCGACGGACGTCCCCGCCGTCGTCGACGTCGAGCTGTGGGACGAGGCCGGCGTCATCGACGCGCCCGGCACCCAGGACGTCGGCGTGCCGGCCCGCAGCCAGCGCATCATGCTGCTGGACGCGCTGGCGGCCGGCTCGGTGACCACCGCCGTGCACGTGCAGTCCAGCCAGGGCCGGGTCACCGCCGCGCTCGAGGTGCGCGAGACCGAGGAGATCACGCCGCAGGGCATGACGTACGTCCCGGCCGCGGTCGCGCCCCGCCGCGACCTCTGGATCCCGGGCGTGCCCGGGTCCGGCCAGCGCAGCCTGCGCATCGTCGCGCCCGGCAACACCGACGCCATCGTGCAGCTGCAGGTCCTCGGCGTCGACGGCGCGTACAGCCCGGTCGACCAGGACGTCGTCACCGTCACGGCGGGCACCGTCACCGACATCCCGCTCGACAGCGGCACCGACCCCGCCGGCATCCGGCTGCAGAGCGACGAGCCGATCACCGGGTCGATCCGGGTGGTCCAGGCGACCGACGGCGGCGGGCCCGACGTCGCCTACACGTCCGCGTCCGAGCCGCTCACCGGCCCGACGCCGGCGCTGCTCAGCCGTGCGGCGTCGGGTATCGCCAGCACGCTGCTGCTCAGCTCCACCGTGCAGACGACGGCGCGGGTCACCGTTCAGACGCTGGCCGCCGACGGCACCGTCGCCGCCGAGACGCCGATGGAGTTGCCGCCCGGCGCCACCGTCCCGGTGCCGCTGACCGCGGTGGGCGACGCCGCCAACGCGACCGTCGTCGTGGTGCCCGAGGCGCCCGGCTCCGTGGTCGCGGCCCGGCAGATCAGCGGCGCCGACGACGACGGCGCGCTGCTGGACCTCATGCCGCTGGTCTCGCCCACGATCGAGGTCGACGTGCCCGAGGTGGTCGGCGAGCTCCCCGACGTCCCGGAGCCCGTGGAGTCGCCCTAG
- a CDS encoding metallopeptidase family protein, with the protein MSRRVPGPETPSGVSLPRIRRDRHGRGMRGPLAPSDSPLSVSRAQRFDDLVIAAVERLDRRWQDQLAKVEFAVEDVPALDDWDRSWVPLARAYAGTGALPARVVVFRRPVETRATDPAKLRVLVGDIVTEQVAELFGVEPEEIDPAYGGHDLP; encoded by the coding sequence ATGAGCCGCCGTGTGCCCGGACCCGAGACCCCGTCCGGGGTGAGCCTGCCGCGGATCCGCCGAGACCGCCACGGCCGGGGCATGCGCGGCCCGCTGGCGCCGTCCGACTCCCCGCTCTCGGTGTCGCGGGCGCAGCGCTTCGACGACCTCGTCATCGCCGCCGTCGAGCGGCTCGACCGGCGCTGGCAGGACCAGCTGGCGAAGGTCGAGTTCGCCGTCGAGGACGTCCCCGCGCTCGACGACTGGGACCGCAGCTGGGTGCCGCTGGCCCGCGCCTACGCCGGCACCGGCGCGCTGCCGGCCCGCGTCGTCGTGTTCCGCCGCCCGGTCGAGACCCGCGCCACCGACCCCGCCAAGCTGCGCGTCCTCGTCGGCGACATCGTCACCGAGCAGGTCGCCGAGCTGTTCGGCGTCGAGCCCGAGGAGATCGACCCCGCCTACGGCGGCCACGACCTCCCATAA
- a CDS encoding DUF3499 family protein, which yields MSPMRRCSRSACPRTAVATLTYVYADSTAVLGPLATYAEPHSYDLCSEHSERLVAPRGWEVIRLAPDPAALGPSNDDLLALADAVREAGRRPEPAPAPPMAGEGGSGARRGHLRALPDPDA from the coding sequence GTGAGTCCGATGCGTCGCTGTTCTCGATCAGCCTGTCCGCGGACTGCTGTCGCGACGCTGACCTACGTCTACGCCGACTCCACCGCCGTCCTGGGCCCGCTGGCCACCTACGCCGAACCGCACAGCTACGACCTCTGCTCCGAGCACTCCGAGCGGCTGGTCGCGCCGCGCGGCTGGGAGGTCATCCGGCTGGCGCCGGACCCCGCGGCGCTCGGCCCCAGCAACGACGACCTGCTCGCGCTCGCCGACGCCGTCCGCGAGGCCGGCCGGCGGCCCGAGCCGGCGCCCGCGCCGCCGATGGCCGGCGAGGGCGGCAGCGGCGCGCGTCGCGGGCACCTGCGCGCACTGCCCGACCCCGACGCCTGA
- a CDS encoding phosphomannomutase/phosphoglucomutase, whose protein sequence is MRDLVPILKAYDIRGVVPDELDDETVRAIGWAAAHVLADGRGALVVGHDMRPTSPGLAEAFADGATAAGVDVVMAGLTSTDQLYYASGALGLPGAMFTASHNPARYNGIKLCRAGAAPVGYDTGLAEIKALIDGGVDTPVAARGRVSRRDTLADYAAHLHGLVPLGGGRPLTVVVDAGNGMAGHTVPAVLDLPDLTVVPLYFELDGTFPNHEANPIDPANLVDLQAAVREHGADLGLAFDGDADRCFVVDERGEPVSPSALTALIAVRELARAPGSSVVHNLITSKAVPEIVAEHGGTPVRTRVGHSLIKQTMAESGAVFGGEHSGHFYFRDFWRADSGMLAALHTLAALRAGSAPLSQLLAPYERYVASGEINSTVDDAGAVTARVEEAFGKAPDVTTDHLDGLTVEFTGTPMWWFNLRPSNTEPLLRLNVEGADRAVMERVRDDVLRVVRGSEEGAA, encoded by the coding sequence GTGCGCGATCTGGTCCCGATCCTCAAGGCCTACGACATCCGCGGCGTGGTGCCCGACGAGCTGGACGACGAGACGGTGCGGGCCATCGGCTGGGCCGCGGCGCACGTGCTGGCCGACGGCCGCGGCGCGCTGGTCGTGGGGCACGACATGCGGCCCACGTCGCCGGGGCTCGCCGAGGCGTTCGCCGACGGCGCCACCGCGGCCGGCGTCGACGTCGTCATGGCCGGGCTGACCAGCACCGACCAGCTGTACTACGCCAGCGGCGCGCTCGGCCTGCCCGGCGCGATGTTCACCGCCAGCCACAACCCGGCCCGCTACAACGGCATCAAGCTGTGCCGTGCCGGCGCCGCCCCCGTCGGCTACGACACCGGGCTGGCCGAGATCAAGGCGCTCATCGACGGCGGTGTCGACACCCCGGTGGCGGCGCGCGGCCGGGTCTCGCGCCGCGACACGCTGGCCGACTACGCCGCCCACCTGCACGGGCTCGTCCCGCTCGGCGGCGGCCGCCCGCTCACCGTCGTCGTCGACGCGGGCAACGGCATGGCGGGGCACACCGTCCCGGCCGTCCTCGACCTGCCGGACCTCACGGTCGTGCCGCTGTACTTCGAGCTGGACGGCACGTTCCCGAACCACGAGGCGAACCCGATCGACCCCGCGAACCTCGTCGACCTGCAGGCCGCCGTCCGCGAGCACGGCGCCGACCTCGGGCTGGCCTTCGACGGCGACGCCGACCGCTGCTTCGTCGTCGACGAGCGGGGCGAGCCGGTGTCGCCGTCGGCGCTGACGGCGCTGATCGCGGTGCGCGAGCTGGCGCGCGCGCCGGGCTCGTCCGTCGTGCACAACCTCATCACCTCGAAGGCCGTGCCCGAGATCGTCGCCGAGCACGGCGGCACCCCGGTGCGCACCCGCGTCGGCCACTCGCTGATCAAGCAGACGATGGCCGAGTCCGGCGCCGTCTTCGGCGGCGAGCACTCCGGCCACTTCTACTTCCGCGACTTCTGGCGGGCCGACTCCGGCATGCTGGCCGCGCTGCACACGCTGGCCGCGCTGCGCGCCGGGTCCGCACCGCTGTCGCAGCTGCTCGCGCCGTACGAGCGCTACGTCGCGTCCGGCGAGATCAACAGCACGGTCGACGACGCCGGCGCGGTCACCGCGCGGGTCGAGGAGGCGTTCGGCAAGGCGCCCGACGTCACCACCGACCACCTCGACGGCCTCACCGTCGAGTTCACCGGCACCCCGATGTGGTGGTTCAACCTGCGCCCGTCCAACACCGAGCCGCTGCTGCGGCTCAACGTCGAGGGCGCCGACCGCGCCGTCATGGAACGGGTGCGCGACGACGTCCTGCGGGTGGTCCGCGGGTCAGAGGAGGGGGCCGCGTGA
- a CDS encoding Trm112 family protein, whose amino-acid sequence MRLDPTLLQVIACPVCHSALEPDDAAGELLCTGCPRAYPVRDDIPVLLADQARSRPAE is encoded by the coding sequence GTGAGGCTCGATCCGACGCTGCTGCAGGTCATCGCCTGCCCGGTCTGTCACAGTGCGCTGGAGCCCGACGACGCGGCCGGCGAGTTGCTGTGCACCGGCTGCCCGCGCGCGTACCCGGTGCGCGACGACATCCCCGTGCTGCTGGCCGACCAGGCCCGCAGCCGTCCGGCGGAGTAG
- a CDS encoding SIS domain-containing protein, with product MFFDGSLDDPDALSVIDPVLRDIAGWGAQVRLADVASADALAALAPGDRPRAVVAGGADGRLFRAVLEPVCPVPFVAWPHRGLPGWAGPLDLVVVVCRSGQGEDEISAVAEARRRGCALLVAAPSDSPMAAAAAGRGTTFLPAGSADPTALAVPVLRALHVMGLGPQVESEPVAAALDDVAERCGPSVPADVNPAKELALGIADDVPVVWGGSVLAARAARRVAEALRSASGRPALSGEADQLAPILEGAPEPDLFADPFEDGGSSAPRPALIILDDGADSPAAVAGRARLDAAAGNGSVRVQEVRATEGPDIGRFAALLATGRFAAAYLALGLGRPA from the coding sequence GTGTTCTTCGACGGCTCGCTCGACGACCCGGACGCGTTGAGCGTCATCGACCCGGTCCTGCGCGACATCGCCGGCTGGGGCGCCCAGGTCCGCCTCGCCGACGTCGCGTCCGCCGACGCGCTGGCCGCGCTGGCGCCGGGTGACCGGCCGCGGGCCGTCGTCGCGGGCGGCGCCGACGGCCGGCTGTTCCGGGCCGTGCTCGAACCGGTCTGCCCGGTCCCGTTCGTCGCCTGGCCGCACCGCGGCCTGCCCGGCTGGGCCGGCCCGCTCGACCTCGTCGTCGTGGTGTGCCGCTCCGGCCAGGGCGAGGACGAGATCTCCGCCGTCGCCGAGGCCCGCCGCCGCGGCTGCGCCCTGCTCGTCGCCGCGCCCTCGGACTCGCCGATGGCCGCGGCCGCCGCCGGTCGCGGCACGACGTTCCTGCCGGCCGGCAGCGCCGACCCCACCGCGCTGGCCGTCCCTGTCCTGCGCGCCCTGCACGTCATGGGCCTCGGCCCGCAGGTGGAGTCCGAGCCGGTCGCCGCCGCCCTCGACGACGTCGCGGAGCGGTGCGGCCCGAGCGTCCCCGCCGACGTCAACCCGGCCAAGGAGCTCGCCCTCGGCATCGCCGACGACGTCCCCGTCGTGTGGGGCGGGTCGGTGCTGGCCGCCCGGGCCGCCCGGCGAGTGGCCGAAGCGCTGCGCTCGGCCAGCGGCCGGCCCGCGCTGTCGGGCGAGGCCGACCAACTGGCGCCGATCTTGGAGGGCGCACCCGAGCCGGACCTGTTCGCCGACCCGTTCGAGGACGGCGGCTCCTCGGCGCCCCGCCCCGCCCTGATCATCCTCGACGACGGCGCCGACAGCCCGGCCGCAGTCGCCGGCCGGGCCCGGCTGGACGCCGCCGCCGGGAACGGGTCGGTGCGGGTCCAGGAGGTCCGTGCCACCGAAGGGCCCGACATCGGCCGGTTCGCGGCGCTGCTGGCCACCGGCCGGTTCGCGGCTGCCTACCTGGCCCTCGGTCTCGGCCGCCCGGCCTGA
- a CDS encoding type II toxin-antitoxin system VapC family toxin, which yields MLERWTAGDHARRISAANWSETMQKIAFHGGDADRQGTLLTVLGVTVEPLTRDDAMRAAKLYPATRPAGLSLGDRCCLALAGRLQAPALTADQAWSGLDVGAEVRLLR from the coding sequence ATGCTGGAGAGATGGACGGCCGGTGATCATGCTCGACGGATCAGCGCGGCCAACTGGTCCGAGACGATGCAGAAGATCGCCTTTCACGGCGGCGACGCGGACCGGCAGGGCACCCTGCTGACCGTCCTCGGCGTGACGGTCGAGCCGTTGACGCGCGACGACGCGATGCGCGCCGCGAAGCTGTACCCGGCCACGCGTCCGGCCGGGCTGTCGCTCGGCGATCGTTGCTGCCTCGCTCTGGCCGGACGTCTCCAGGCGCCCGCGCTCACCGCTGATCAGGCCTGGTCCGGTCTCGACGTCGGGGCCGAGGTCCGGTTGCTGCGCTGA
- the manA gene encoding mannose-6-phosphate isomerase, class I has protein sequence MAVLLDNPVRSYAWGSPTVIPELLGRAPSGQPEAELWVGAHPGSPSTVVGDGRPLSALIEADPAATLGAAVVGRFGPRLPFLLKVLAVERPLSIQVHPTIEQAAEGYDAEDAAGLALDDPRRSYHDRNHKPEMAVAVTPFDALVGFDDPAAVAASLEQCEHTDLVGAAAVLRESDGLERLVRRWLTLDDAAAAQIVTALTAEASARRDDPRFALVHRLAEVYPHDRGLLLALLLRHHTLAPGEAVFVPAGVPHAYLSGVAVEPQASSDNTLRAGLTPKHVDAPEVLRILRYEPHGAVAVRPVPAGPGLERYPVDGIDELGLSRVRLTAGTAVPVPGPLLVLVVEGAAAVDGVTLARGRAAFVPAAESGATLTGDGVAFTLTTALDQAR, from the coding sequence GTGGCCGTGCTTCTGGACAACCCCGTGCGTTCCTATGCGTGGGGTTCGCCCACCGTCATCCCCGAGCTCCTCGGCCGGGCGCCGTCCGGGCAGCCGGAGGCGGAGCTGTGGGTCGGTGCGCACCCCGGGTCCCCGTCGACGGTGGTGGGCGACGGGCGGCCGCTGTCGGCGCTGATCGAGGCCGACCCGGCCGCGACACTCGGCGCGGCGGTCGTCGGACGGTTCGGGCCGCGGCTGCCGTTCCTGCTGAAGGTGCTGGCGGTCGAGCGGCCGCTGTCGATCCAGGTGCACCCGACCATCGAGCAGGCGGCCGAGGGCTACGACGCCGAGGACGCGGCGGGCCTGGCGCTCGACGACCCGCGCCGCTCGTACCACGACCGCAACCACAAGCCCGAGATGGCGGTCGCCGTCACCCCGTTCGACGCGCTGGTCGGCTTCGACGACCCCGCCGCGGTCGCCGCGTCGCTGGAGCAGTGCGAGCACACCGACCTCGTCGGCGCCGCCGCCGTCCTGCGCGAGAGCGACGGGCTGGAGCGGCTGGTCCGCCGCTGGCTCACCCTCGACGACGCCGCGGCCGCGCAGATCGTCACGGCCCTGACGGCGGAGGCGTCGGCCCGGCGCGACGACCCGCGGTTCGCGCTGGTGCACCGGCTCGCCGAGGTGTACCCGCACGACCGCGGCCTGCTGCTGGCGCTGCTGCTGCGCCACCACACGCTGGCGCCCGGCGAGGCGGTGTTCGTCCCGGCCGGCGTCCCGCACGCCTACCTGTCCGGCGTCGCCGTCGAGCCGCAGGCCAGCTCCGACAACACGCTGCGCGCCGGGCTCACGCCCAAGCACGTCGACGCGCCCGAGGTGCTGCGGATCCTGCGCTACGAGCCGCACGGCGCCGTCGCGGTGCGGCCGGTCCCGGCCGGTCCCGGCCTGGAGCGCTACCCCGTCGACGGCATCGACGAGCTGGGGCTGAGCCGGGTGCGGCTCACCGCCGGGACCGCCGTGCCGGTGCCCGGGCCGCTGCTGGTGCTCGTCGTCGAGGGGGCGGCGGCGGTCGACGGCGTGACGCTGGCGCGCGGGCGGGCCGCGTTCGTCCCCGCCGCCGAGTCGGGCGCGACACTCACCGGCGACGGCGTGGCGTTCACCCTGACGACGGCGCTCGACCAGGCACGATAG
- a CDS encoding cation diffusion facilitator family transporter produces the protein MATEGGTKAVVAALLANSGIAITKFVAFALTGASSMLAEAVHSVADAGNQVLLLVGGRRARRKATPEHPFGYGRVRYVFAFIVSIVLFSLGGVFALYEAYHKYEEVHAGHPNELLESKWWWVPIVVLVAAIIMESFSLRTAVVESNHVRKGRSWVQFVRRAKSPELPVILLEDIGALLGLVFALIGVGLALITDNAYWDVAGTAAIGVLLVVIAVILAIEMSSLLIGEGAAAENVEKILAAATASDDIGRVIHLRTLYTGPEELLVAAKLAVRTDQTGEQIAAAINGAEERIRAALPEARHIFLEPDIDRAAAPTPEPS, from the coding sequence ATGGCCACTGAGGGTGGTACCAAGGCCGTCGTCGCGGCCCTGCTGGCGAACAGCGGCATCGCGATCACCAAGTTCGTCGCGTTCGCGCTCACCGGTGCGTCGTCGATGCTGGCCGAGGCGGTGCACTCCGTCGCCGACGCCGGCAACCAGGTGTTGCTGCTGGTCGGCGGCCGGCGGGCACGGCGCAAGGCGACGCCGGAGCACCCGTTCGGCTACGGCCGGGTGCGCTACGTGTTCGCGTTCATCGTGTCGATCGTGCTGTTCAGCCTCGGTGGCGTGTTCGCCCTGTACGAGGCGTACCACAAGTACGAGGAGGTGCACGCGGGCCACCCGAACGAGCTGCTGGAGAGCAAGTGGTGGTGGGTGCCGATCGTCGTGCTGGTCGCCGCGATCATCATGGAGTCGTTCTCGCTGCGCACCGCGGTCGTCGAGTCCAACCACGTCCGCAAGGGCCGGTCCTGGGTGCAGTTCGTCCGCCGGGCCAAGTCGCCTGAGCTGCCGGTCATCCTGCTCGAGGACATCGGCGCGCTGCTCGGCCTGGTGTTCGCGCTGATCGGCGTCGGCCTGGCCCTGATCACCGACAACGCCTACTGGGACGTCGCCGGCACCGCGGCCATCGGTGTGCTGCTGGTCGTCATCGCGGTGATCCTGGCCATCGAGATGTCCAGCCTGCTGATCGGTGAGGGCGCCGCCGCCGAGAACGTCGAGAAGATCCTCGCCGCGGCCACCGCCTCCGACGACATCGGCCGCGTCATCCACCTGCGCACGCTCTACACCGGCCCGGAGGAGCTGCTGGTCGCGGCGAAGCTGGCGGTCCGGACCGATCAGACGGGCGAGCAGATCGCGGCCGCGATCAACGGTGCCGAGGAGCGCATCAGGGCGGCGCTGCCGGAGGCCCGGCACATCTTCCTCGAACCGGACATCGACCGCGCGGCGGCGCCCACGCCCGAGCCGTCCTAG